Proteins co-encoded in one Scatophagus argus isolate fScaArg1 chromosome 11, fScaArg1.pri, whole genome shotgun sequence genomic window:
- the neurod1 gene encoding neurogenic differentiation factor 1, whose product MTRSVREEQASAESEEQQELHSPTGGETERGGEEEEDHFHQLEEEEEDDEEEEEEEDGENKPKRRGPKKKKMTKARLQRFKVRRMKANARERNRMHGLNDALESLRKVVPCYSKTQKLSKIETLRLAKNYIWALSEILRSGKAPDLMSFVQALCKGLSQPTTNLVAGCLQLNPRTFLPEQTPDLPAHLPPAGTVAYPGHFSYQSPGLTAGLPSPPYSMEPSHIFHQVKGQPYGPLEPFFDGVLVSDGPAFDPPLSPPLSINGNFSSFKQETVAATDYDKSFSFSVHYGGGGPGGHAAIYGGGGSNPRCSELQVDGLMGFDGHSHHERLMNAQLNAIFHDS is encoded by the exons ATGACCAGGTCTGTGCGGGAAGAGCAGGCGTCAGCGGagtcagaggagcagcaggagcttcACAGCCCCAcaggtggagagacagagagggggggagaagaagaggaggatcaCTTCCACcagttggaggaggaggaggaggacgatgaggaggaagaagaggaggaggatggcgAGAACAAACCCAAGAGGCGAGggccaaagaagaagaagatgacaaAAGCTCGTCTGCAGAG gtttaAGGTCCGTCGAATGAAAGCTAATGCCCGGGAAAGGAACCGTATGCACGGGCTGAACGATGCTCTGGAGAGCCTGCGGAAAGTCGTTCCCTGTTACTCCAAAACCCAGAAACTGTCAAAGATTGAGACGCTCCGCCTTGCGAAGAACTACATCTGGGCCTTGAGTGAGATCCTGCGCTCCGGCAAGGCACCCGACCTTATGAGCTTCGTCCAGGCGCTGTGCAAAG GTCTGTCTCAGCCAACCACCAACCTCGTGGCAGGCTGTCTTCAGTTGAATCCTCGGACTTTCCTTCCAGAACAGACACCTGACCTGCCCGCTCATCTCCCCCCAGCCGGCACTGTTGCCTATCCTGGACACTTTTCCTACCAGAGCCCTGGGCTGACGGCAGGCCTGCCCAGCCCACCCTACAGCATGGAGCCCTCCCACATCTTCCaccaggtcaaaggtcagcccTACGGCCCACTGGAGCCCTTCTTTGATGGCGTCCTGGTGTCAGACGGCCCAGCGTTTGATCCGCCTCTCAGCCCTCCGCTCAGCATCAACGGAAACTTCTCATCCTTCAAGCAAGAGACCGTTGCAGCAACTGACTACGACAAGAGTTTCTCGTTCAGTGTGCACTACGGGGGAGGAGGACCAGGGGGCCATGCTGCCATCTATGGAGGTGGGGGGTCCAACCCACGGTGCAGTGAGCTGCAGGTGGATGGGCTGATGGGCTTTGATGGACACTCGCACCACGAGCGGCTGATGAATGCCCAGCTGAATGCCATCTTCCACGACTCCTGA